The window AGCCGCGCTGAAACTGGCAAAAAAATACACTGGCCGTTCTGGTGTGATCAGCTTCTCCGGCGGCTATCACGGCATGACGCATGGCGCGCTGTCCGTAACCGGTAACCTGTCTCCGAAAGAAGCCGTCGACGGCATGATGCCTGAAGTCCAGTTTATGCCTTACCCGCATCAATACCGCTGCCCGCTGGGCATTGGCGGTGAAGCTGGCGTTAAAGCATTAACCTACTATTTCGAAAACCTGATCAACGACGTTGAGAGTGGCGTACGCAAACCGGCGGCTGTCATTCTGGAAGCCGTTCAGGGTGAAGGCGGCGTTAACCCGGCACCTGCCGAGTGGTTACAGCGTATCCGTAAAGTGACGCAGGAACACGGTATTCTGCTGATCATCGACGAAGTTCAGGCGGGCTTTGCTCGTACCGGTAAATTCTTCGCCTTTGAACACGCCGGCATTGAGCCAGATATCATCGTGATGTCCAAAGCCGTTGGTGGCGGTTTGCCATTAGCCGTACTGGGTATCAAGAAGCAGTTCGATGCCTGGGCACCGGGTCACCACACGGGGACCTTCCGTGGTAACCAACTGGCGATGGCAACCGGCCTGACGACGCTGAAGCACCTGAAAGATAATCAGGTGGCAAACAAAGTCGCCGAGCAAGGTGAATGGCTGAAAGCCAAACTGGCTGAGCTGCAAAAACGTTATCCGGTGATCGGTCATATTCGCGGTCTGGGATTAATGATCGGGATTGAGATTGTTAAACCTGGCGAAGCGCAGGATCACATGGGTTGCTACCCGGCTGACGGCGAACTATCTGCCCTGTTGCAGAAAAAATGCTTTGAATCAGGCCTGATTCTGGAGCGCGGTGGCCGTAACGGCTGCGTTCTGCGTCTGCTGCCTTCCCTGCTGATCAGCAATGCTGAATTGGAAATCTTCCTGGATAAATTTGAAAACGCCCTGCTGTCTGCTGGCGTGAAGCCAGTCTGAGTGGAGCGAATGACCACGATGTCCCAATTAGTAGAAACAGCAGTTAACCCGATTTTGGCCTCTTCTGCGCAGAGTATCGAAGCCTATCAGGAAGCGATTACGCAGAGTAGCCAAGCCGTTATGCAGTGGCTGCAACAGCCTGAGATGTATCAGGGAAAAACCGTTGCTGAACTGCGTGAACGCATCACGCTGGATTTTAATCCTCAGGGCCTGGGCAACCAGGCCGCTATTGAGCGTGCAATTGAGTACTTTTTGAAAGACAGCCTGTCGGTGCATCACCCACAGTGCGTCGCTCATCTGCACTGCCCGAGTCTGGTGGTCAGCCAGGCGG is drawn from Pectobacterium aroidearum and contains these coding sequences:
- a CDS encoding diaminobutyrate--2-oxoglutarate transaminase; its protein translation is MMTDKVRIDSLGANSLTGNNETYLARQAEFESNVRSYPRKLPLAIAKAEGVWITDVENNQYLDCLAGAGTLALGHNHPDVLQSIQSVITSGLPLHTLDLTTPLKDQFSEYLLSLLPGQGKEYCLQFTGPSGADAVEAALKLAKKYTGRSGVISFSGGYHGMTHGALSVTGNLSPKEAVDGMMPEVQFMPYPHQYRCPLGIGGEAGVKALTYYFENLINDVESGVRKPAAVILEAVQGEGGVNPAPAEWLQRIRKVTQEHGILLIIDEVQAGFARTGKFFAFEHAGIEPDIIVMSKAVGGGLPLAVLGIKKQFDAWAPGHHTGTFRGNQLAMATGLTTLKHLKDNQVANKVAEQGEWLKAKLAELQKRYPVIGHIRGLGLMIGIEIVKPGEAQDHMGCYPADGELSALLQKKCFESGLILERGGRNGCVLRLLPSLLISNAELEIFLDKFENALLSAGVKPV